One segment of Schistocerca nitens isolate TAMUIC-IGC-003100 chromosome 3, iqSchNite1.1, whole genome shotgun sequence DNA contains the following:
- the LOC126249234 gene encoding nematocyst expressed protein 3-like, translated as MSEREDASTAKGVADRRPAKPALSTAPSGPPATTALAMNMDTEMDYVSDALQVPLPDSDDESTARTDVPAAARTAKRRATTAPGTTRAPPNGKKAKQTDVAVDDEGFQLVKRPASFQRAAARSRRQRPGSIKRPAPVRPGVSFAAATTSGSSPQASVPAPKPATVAPAPATETDRRPRAMVRPSAQRSAQQQGEDQGHHDHSQQGRQADVVPTPAQHSRAAPVPSPAADSSMAEMKLLLQELRELLKDIPRQLIAAVSAAVQALFTGPLASQHGP; from the exons ATGTCGGAGCGAGAGGATGCCAGTacagcgaagggtgtggcggatcgccgtccggcaaaGCCCGCTTTgtcgacggccccatccggccccccagcTACGACGGCCTTGGCAATGAATATGGATACGGAAATGGATTACGTTTCGGATGCACTGCAAGTTCCGCTGCCCGATTCGGACGACGAGTCGACAGCAAGAACTGACGTTCCCGCCGCCGCCAGGACAGCGAAACGGCGCGCGACTACTGCCCCAGGAACCACCCGCGCGCCCCCTAATGGCAAAAAGGCGAAACAGACCGATGTCGCCGTCGATGACGAAGGGTTTCAACTCGTCAAACGGCCAGCCAG CTTCCAACGGGCTGCGGCACGGAGCCGTCGTCAACGACCCGGCTCCATAAAGCGGCCTGCACCAGTTCGACCTGGCGTCAGTTTTGCTGCTGCTACTACCTCTGGCTCTTCCCCGCAGGCCTCCGTACCTGCGCCGAAGCCGGCCACTGTTGCACCAGCTCCCGCCACCGAGACGGACCGCCGTCCACGGGCCATGGTGCGACCATCAGCGCAGCGCTCTGCACAGCAGCAGGGTGAAGACCAGGGCCATCACGACCACTCCCAACAGGGACGACAGGCTGACGTCGTGCCGACCCCGGCTCAACACTCACGAGCTGCACCTGTCCCATCCCCGGCGGCCGATTCCAGCATGGCCGAAATGAAGCTCCTCTTGCAAGAACTTCGGGAGCTTCTCAAAGATATCCCACGGCAACTCATTGCCGCTGTCAGTGCAGCCGTTCAGGCACTCTTCACCGGACCACTGGCATCTCAGCATGGCCCGTAG